In Candidatus Poribacteria bacterium, the DNA window GCAACGACATGCGTTACCGCGTACTCGCTTGGACACTGCGGTGTGTCGTCCTGCTCGGCATCGCGGCTCTCACCGGCGGCAGCGCGGCGGATCCGACCGGCGTGGATGTCTCGGTGGAGGCGAACACGAAGGTCGTGCCGCGGTACGAGGTGTTTGAGCTGACGTTCCACCATGACCGAAGGTACGACAACCCCTTCTTCGATGTGTCGATCGATGCCTCGTTCACGTCGCCAAGCGGAACGACCGTGACGGTCGGCGGGTTCCATTACGGCTCGTCGGAGCCGCCGGAGATACTGGTGACGAAGGATGCGAACGGACGACGACACGTCGATTACCGGTTCACCAAGCAGGATGTGTGGAAGGCGCGGTTCGCTCCGTGGGAAACCGGCGAATGGACGTACACGGCGCTGTTCCGAAGCGTCCACGGCGAAAAGTCGCGCTCCGAGGGATCGTTCCGGTGCATCGTAGGGCGCATGCCGAACCCCGGTTTCGTTCGTCGGAGCCGGACGAACCCCTTCCGTTGGGTGTTCGATGACGGCTCGCCCTTTTTCCCCGTGGGCTTGCAGGAATGCATCGGCGACGGAGACGGCACGGGAACCATCCTCGACGGCGCATCGCTCGAAGGGCCCTTCCGCACCGACCGAACCGATCTTGTCGAGCTTCCACCGGGCCCCCTTTACGTGCGCGGACCGTCCGAGAACCCTCAGAACATGGATGTCTACTTCCGCCGTTACGCTCAGAGCGGGTTCAACCTGTTCCGCTTCTCGCAGGCGAACTGCTCCTATTCCCTGTACCGCGATCTGGATCACTACTCGGTGCAGGAAGGCGTCATGACGGACGAGCTTCTGCGCCACGTCCGCAAGTACGGGCAGCGCGTGTTCTACGGTATCTTCGGTTACCAGGGCGTATTCGCCGAGGAACCGCAGAATGCCGAGGGGATGGAGAAGGTCGAACGATTCATCCAGTACTCGGTGAACCGGTGGGGAGCCTACGTGGACTTCTGGGAGTTCCTGAACGAACAGAAGGCGGACAACGCGTGGTACGACCGTCTCATCCCGTTTCTCGCGTCCATCGACCCGTACCATCATCCGATCACGACGAGCTGGGAACGCCCCGAGATCGCGGGCATCGAGGTGAACGCTCCTCACTGGTACCAGAACGAGGACGAGCGCCGCTCCGACGAGATCACGGCGGCACGCGCGACGGAGTGGAAGAAGCGAGGCAAGCCCGTCATCGTCGGCGAGCAGGGGAACTACGTCGATCCGAAGTCCCGACCCATCGGCGTGGGAGGTGTCTGGGATTTCGGCTCGGCGCGCCGAATGAGGCTGCGGCTCTGGAGCGCGTTCTTCAACGAGATCGCGTTCGTGTTCTGGAACACGAGCTACGCGCGCGACGGGCACTTCATGAACCAGTGGTTGGGCCCGCATGAGCGGGAATACGTTCGAGCCCTTCAGTCGTTCTCCTATGCACTGGACGGTGACATCGCCCCGGTTGGCGTGACGGTCTCGGAGCCCGATTCCGTGCGCGCATACGGTCTAGCGTCGCCGACGCGGGCAGGCGTCTACCTGCACCACTTCGCCGACCATGACTCATCCGTGAAGGGCTTGCGCGTGACGCTGGACGTACCAGCGGACGCGGTCGCCTACTGGTATTCACCGGAGACGGCGGCGATCTTCGGTCGTGAAGCGGTTCGGGAGGGCGGGCGAACCCTCACCGCGCCGGACTTCGTGGTTGACCTCGCGCTCCTCGTCACACCCGACAGCGCGCCCGACGTGGACGGCGACGGACTGGCGAATGACATCGACCCGGACGACGACAACGACGGCGTGCCCGACGCCTCCGACGCGTTTCCGCTCGACCCATCCGAATGGGCGGATGCTGACGGCGACCTGATCGGAGACGTTTTGGATGCCGACGACGATGGCGACGGCGTCG includes these proteins:
- a CDS encoding DUF5060 domain-containing protein, which produces MEGNDMRYRVLAWTLRCVVLLGIAALTGGSAADPTGVDVSVEANTKVVPRYEVFELTFHHDRRYDNPFFDVSIDASFTSPSGTTVTVGGFHYGSSEPPEILVTKDANGRRHVDYRFTKQDVWKARFAPWETGEWTYTALFRSVHGEKSRSEGSFRCIVGRMPNPGFVRRSRTNPFRWVFDDGSPFFPVGLQECIGDGDGTGTILDGASLEGPFRTDRTDLVELPPGPLYVRGPSENPQNMDVYFRRYAQSGFNLFRFSQANCSYSLYRDLDHYSVQEGVMTDELLRHVRKYGQRVFYGIFGYQGVFAEEPQNAEGMEKVERFIQYSVNRWGAYVDFWEFLNEQKADNAWYDRLIPFLASIDPYHHPITTSWERPEIAGIEVNAPHWYQNEDERRSDEITAARATEWKKRGKPVIVGEQGNYVDPKSRPIGVGGVWDFGSARRMRLRLWSAFFNEIAFVFWNTSYARDGHFMNQWLGPHEREYVRALQSFSYALDGDIAPVGVTVSEPDSVRAYGLASPTRAGVYLHHFADHDSSVKGLRVTLDVPADAVAYWYSPETAAIFGREAVREGGRTLTAPDFVVDLALLVTPDSAPDVDGDGLANDIDPDDDNDGVPDASDAFPLDPSEWADADGDLIGDVLDADDDGDGVGDDHNENGAPDHEERDFDGDGVKRAEAVPWDAFPNDPKEWRDADGDGIGDNADLDNDGDGWSDAA